The genomic DNA ACTGTATCGCTGTGTTCAACGCTCAGCAGCACCGCGGCGGCAATGTTGGACGCCAGAAGTGTCTCCAGCAGTTTTTCTTCCTGTTCGACACGATGACGCGACTCTGCCAGCATGATCTGATACCCGGCGGGCTGTAGCACTTCCTGCAACCCGGCGAACATTTCCGAACAGCCTGATTCGCCCAGGTTCGGCACCACCATCGCAATCGTCCATGACGAGGCGGAGGCGAGGGCGCTGGCGGCGAGATTGGGCATATAGCCCAGCGTCTCGACCGCCGCTTCAATTTTTTCTCGTAGCTTGTCGGAGACCTGTTCAGGCGTGCGCAGCGCTCGGGACACCGTCATCGTTCCCACACCGGCAAGTTGCGCGACATCCGCAAGAGTGACTTTGCCAGTACTACGACGTTTTCGGGTAAGTGACATGCTTCATCCTGACTGAAATCACAACATAAAGTGCAAGCAGTATACGCCGGAAATCCCTCTTTTTGCTGCGTAATTGCGCAATGATTGTATTTTGATAGCGCTATCACAAATTTACTGTGTGGTTTTTTGGTAGCGCTATCTTTGTGATTATCATCACGGTTAGTCGCCTCACCCTTGCATAAAGTTTGTTCACCTTGTTAGCGAAAGGAGAACGGAATGCTAAGTCAGTGGATCCATGACGGAACGATTTTACTTGAGGAGACGGTCGCTGACTGGAAGCAGGCGGTCGAACTCTGTGCCCGTCCGTTGTTGGATAGCGGAACGATCACACCCGACTACGTGACCGCGATCATCACGCAGCATCAGAAACTCGGGCCGTATTACGTGCTGGCGCCGGGGCTGGCGATGCCGCATGCGCGTCCCGAAGAAGGCGCTAAAGGTATGGGGTTGTCCCTGCTGAAGCTGAAACAGGGAGTGTCGTTCGGGGCGGGTGAATTTGATCCCGTCGACGTCATTGTGATGCTGGCGGCGCCCGACAGCCACAGCCATATCGAAATGATCTCAGCGCTCGCCGCGTTATTCTCAAGCGAGGAAGATTTACTGCAATTACATCAGGCAAAAAGCCAGGAGGAAATAAAAACAATTATTTCACGCTTCTGATTCAGACCCGTACCCGACAATGATTTCATGACGCGTTACCGCGTCGTGCGCTCGTACTCTACCCAAAAAAGGTGACAATAATGAAAATCATGGCGATATGCGGCTCCGGCCTGGGCAGCAGTTTCATGGTCGAAATGAATATTAAAAAAGTCCTCAAGAAAATAAATATTGAGGCTGAGGTAGAACACTCTGATCTCTCCTCTGCCACCCCCGGTGCGGCCGACTTGTTTGTGATGGCAAAGGATATTGCCGCCAGCGCCAGCGTCCCGGACCATCAACTGGTGGTGCTCAATAACATTATCGATATCAACGAGCTCGAAGCAAAACTGAGCGATTATTTTAACAAACAATAACGTTAATAAGCGAGGCGGATATGTTTATCCTTGAAACGCTGAATTTTGTTGTTGATATTTTAAAGGTGCCCTCGGTACTGGTAGGGTTAATTGCGTTAATTGGTCTCGTTGCGCAAAAGAAATCATTTTCTGACGTCATTAAAGGCACCATTAAAACCATTCTTGGGTTTATTGTACTGGGGGGCGGCGCCTCCGTATTAGTCGGTTCGTTAAATCCGTTAGGCGGCATGTTTGAACACGCGTTTAATATTCAGGGCATCATCCCGAATAATGAAGCGATCGTGTCTATTGCGCTGGAAAAATACGGGGCGTCGACGGCGCTTATTATGGCCTTCGGGATGGTGGCAAACATCATCGTCGCCCGTTTTACGCGGTTGAAATACATCTTCCTCACCGGACATCACACTTTTTATATGGCGTGCATGATTGGTGTGATCCTGACGGTAGCCGGCTTTGAAGGGGTGGGGCTGGTGTTTACCGGTTCGCTGATCCTCGGTCTGGTGATGGCGTTTTTCCCGGCGCTGGCGCAGCGTTATATGAAGCGCATTACCGGCAATGATGACATTGCGTTCGGGCACTTCGGTACCCTCGGCTACGTGCTTTCCGGCTGGATTGGCAGCCTGTGCGGCAAGGGTTCCCGCTCCACCGAAGAGATGAACCTGCCGAAAAACCTCAGCTTCCTGCGCGACAGTTCCATCTCCATTTCACTCACCATGATGATTATCTATTTGATCATGGCGGTGAGTGCCGGACGTGAGTACGTTGAAGGCCAGCTCAGCGCCGGTCAGAACTACCTGGTTTACGCCATCATCATGGCGATCACCTTTGCTGCTGGTGTGTTCATTATCCTGCAGGGCGTGCGGTTGATTCTCGCGGAAATCGTCCCGGCGTTTACCGGTTTTTCCGAAAAACTGGTGCCCAACGCCCGTCCGGCGCTGGATTGCCCGGTGGTTTATCCGTATGCGCCTAACGCGGTGTTGATCGGCTTTCTGTTCAGCTTCCTTGGCGGGTTGGTGGGGCTTTTCCTGCTGGGGCAGATGAAACTGGTGCTGATCCTGCCGGGTGTGGTGCCGCACTTCTTTACAGGTGCGACTGCGGGCGTGTTTGGCAACGCCACCGGCGGTCGTCGTGGCGCGATGCTGGGTGCGTTTGCCAACGGTCTGCTGATCACCTTCCTGCCGGTTCTGCTGTTGCCGGTGCTTGGCGCGCTGGGCTTCGCCAATACCACCTTCTCTGACGCAGATTTCGGTGCTGTCGGGATCCTGCTGGGTAATCTGGCGCGCTATCTCTCGCCGCTGGCGATTACCGGGCTTGTCGTCGCGCTGTTCGTCATTCTGGTGATTTACAACGTGGTGAAAGGTAAATCTGCGGGCAACGGCGCCCGACAAGACACAGGAGCGAAATCATAATGTCTGCTGAACTTACTCGACTGGCCCGGGACATCCGCGTGGCGACGCTGAAATCGCTGACGCAGCTCGGTTTTGGCCACTACGGTGGCAGCATGTCGGTTATCGAAACGCTGGCGGTGCTTTACGGCGACGTGATGCGCATCGACCCCGCCGATCCTGACTGGCCGGAGCGCGACTATTTTGTCCTGTCGAAAGGGCATGCCGGCCCGGCGCTTTACAGTACGCTGGCGATCAAAGGTTATTTCCCGGTGGAAGAGCTGAGCACGCTCAACCAGAACGGCACGCGATTACCGAGCCACCCGGACAGGCTGAAAACCCGTGGCGTTGATGCCACCACCGGCTCGCTTGGTCAGGGTATCTCCATTGCCGCCGGAATGGCGTTGTCGCACAAGCTCGCCAGGCGGCCTAACCGCGTTTTCTGTATCGTGGGCGATGGTGAGCTGAATGAAGGGCAGTGCTGGGAAGCATTTCAGTTTATCGCCCATCACAAGCTCAACAACCTGCTGGTGTTTGTCGACTGGAACAAACAGCAACTGGACGGCGAGCTGGATGCGATCATCAACCCGTTCGATCTGGAAGGGAAATTTCACGCCTTTGGCTTTGATGTACACACCGTAAAAGGCGATGACATTCCGGCATTGCAGGCGATTGCTAAACCGGTGCTGGCGGCGGATGCGCGGCCGCGACTGGTGATCCTCGACAGCATCAAAGGGCAGGGCGTGCCGTATCTGGAGCAGCTAAGCAATTCTCACCATCTGCGTCTTACCGAGGAATCGCGAAAGGCGCTTAACGAGACCATTGAGCAACTGGAGGCCACGCATGATTAAGGTCGCCCCGGTCGGGGGGAAAGATGTCACCGAAATGCGCAAAGTGTACGCCGGGTTTGTCACTGAGCAGATCAAAGCAGAGAGCGGCATTATCGCACTGGAAGCGGATCTAATGAGCTCGATGGCGATGGATGGCGTGCAGCGCCAGTTCCCGGATCACGTGATTAACTGCGGGATCATGGAAGCGAACGTGATAGGTACTGCGGCAGGGCTTTCGTTAACCGGACGGAGACCGTTTGTGCATACTTTCACCGCCTTTGCCAGCCGCCGCTGTTTTGATCAGCTGTTTATGGCGCTGGATTATCAGCGTAATAACGTTAAAGTCATCGCCTCGGATGCGGGGGTGACCGCCTGCCATAACGGCGGTACGCATATGTCGTTCGAGGACATGGGTATCGTGCGCGGTCTGGCGCATTCGGTGGTGATCGAGGTGACGGATGCGGTGATGTTTAAAGACATCCTCAATCAACTGATTACCCTCGAAGGCTTTTACTGGGTACGCACCATCCGCAAACAGGCGCCAACCGTTTATGAGGAAGGCTCCAGTTTTACCATCGGCAAGGGCAATGTCCTGCGCGAAGGCGACGATATCACGCTCATCGCCAACGGCATTATGGTGGCCGAGGCGCAGGAAGCGGCACGGCGACTGGAGCGCGACGGTATCAGCGCGGCGGTCATCGATATGTTCACCCTCAAACCCATTGACCGTATGCTGGTGAAAAATTACGCCGAGAAAACCGGGCGTATTGTCACCTGCGAAAACCACAGCATTCACAACGGGCTGGGGTCGGCGGTGGCGGAAGTGCTGGTGGAAACCTGTCCGGTGCCGATGCGGCGCGTGGGCGTGAAGGAACGCTACGGACAGGTCGGCACGCAGGAGTTTCTCCAGCATGAGTATGGCCTGACGGCGGATGACATTGTGAAGGCGGCGAGGGAGCTGCTGTAAATAAAAAAGGCTAGCAGAGAGTTCCGGCTGATCACTATAAAGTTGGTCAGCCGTTTTTATATATCAATTTCCATTGTTGGTTATGGATAAACAAGTCGCTGGTATCGCCCACCAAAGAGGTGGGCAAGTAATGGTATAAATCTAATTATTTTATATAATATACCCCGGATCAATGATAGCATCAGTTACAATTGCTGTATGAGTAATTGAGAGGCCAGAACTCTGACATGTGAGACTTACTGCTTTTCCCTGTGCAGAGTCATATGCTGATTGACCAATTTCAGTTATTGCAAACGCAAATCTTCCTATGTCGTCTATGTTTTTTAATTTGTAATTATATAGTTCTAATGGAACTACAAACCATATAGTATTCAGCGGGTAAATATATGGGGTCCATCTTCCTCGTAACCCAATCGTGCCTGAGTAATATATTGTCTCGTAGTATCCTTGAAAAAGAACTGGCTATGACACATAATTTTATACTCACAATGCAAACACATTAATCCAGAGAATCATACCTATAGCTTTTTAACTTCCATCTCTTGTTTTCCATTTCAAATGTGAATATTTCCTGAACAAATCTCTTTGAGTACTTAGAATAATACACAAAAGATACCTCATTGTTCGAAAACAAACTGCGGGTGATTTTTTCTTGTCTAAGATTAGATTTAATAAATGAGCCAAGATCATTTTCTTTGGCACTTACCATAAAACCAATAAAATCCTTTTCTAATGTGGTTTTTTGAAGGTTGGACGAAGTTAGATCATATACTTTAGAGTAATCCCCTCTCTGATATAATTCATGGAAGGTATTTACGCTTTGTCTTGCTGGTTCTATATTTATAGGTGAACAGCCACATAGTAATAAAGACAGAACCAAAATAACATATCTCATCCTGCATTCCCTGTTAATTTATCAGGCATTCCTGCCATGTTTTACAAGCAAGAGCCATAGCCGAAGCATCAACACCAATACCAGCCCCCACAGATTCTGTTGAAGATTCAGGGTGGTCTATATCAACAGCGTAAGTATACGCAAGATGTCCAATTATCCCACCCCCAGTTGTCGTGCCGATAGATTTACTTACTCCTGACGAAGGCAGAGAGTTAGATTCAGAGTATGTAATCGCCGCGCTAAGCCCCCCACCAATTCCAGCGTGGCCACATGCCGTAGCATAGGCACAAATATCAGAAAGTATTTCCCCTTTCTTTTTGGCGAAAGCAACACCAACTCCAACATGGCCACCTAATGATACCAGGTCACCACCACCAGAAATATCAATAGATGAAGTGCCAGATGAATCATCATGCCACACGTCATATATCAATTGATATAGGTTGTACAACCCCAAAGGATCAACTTGTAGTATGGGGTTATTTGTGTACATATAAGGATTCCACCCACCTCTTAACCCAATCGGATCCTGAGTAATATACCGTCCCTGCTCCGGGTCGTAGTATCGATGACGGTTATAGTACAGCCCCGTCTCTTTATCATACTGCTGTCCCGGCAGCCGGATAAGTTGTTGCAGATTGTCGGGGTTATCCTCACGCAGCATATTCCCCCACTCATCAAACTCTGCACTCCACGCAATCTCCCCGTGAGCGTCAAACAGCGCCAGCGGCAGACCACGGTGGTCGCAGTGATACAGGTGGATTCTCCGTTGCGGACTGTACTCTGGCTCCATCTGCTTTTTCATCTGCTCCGGCGTCAGCCCGCACTGCGTCAGCCACTGCCGGCTTTGCCCGCTGACCTGGTTCGTCTTCAGTTCCCGCTCCAGATTATCCAGCAGCGTCACCAGTTCCGGTACAAAAGCCATCCCCGCATCCTGCTGGAGTTTTTCCGCCAGCGTGCGGCAGCGGGCTTTCGTCAGCTCTCCGGTTGCGGTTTCAATGCGGACTAACGGTGTAAAACTGCCCGGCAGATATACCGTCTGGATACGGGTGGTGTCTGTCTGCGTGGTGGTCAGTCGGTCGCCGTCCCAGCCGTACCATACGGTTTCCTTCAGTTCTGGCTTTGTACACGAACCATCGTCGCAGACCGTATATTTCCATATCCGCTTACCCGTGCGGCGGCCCGTCGGGTCATAGATATACCGGCTTTCCGTCAGCAGGTTGCCGTGCTGCATCTGGCGGTAATGCGCCAGCCGGTGCTGGTTATCATAGCCATAATGATGAGAAAGGCTGCCACGCGGACGGGGGCGACGCTCACCCTTTTCAGTGAGTCTGCCGTGTGCATCGTAATGGTAGAAATTATTCGCATCCTGACCGGTGCGGTTATTCCTGACGTTATCCGGCAGCATCGGGTATTCATCCCGCTCCGCTATCCGGTTGCCCGCCGGGTCAGTCAGGGTCCACTGCGTCAGGTCATGATGTGCTGATTTAATATGCGTACTGCGCAGCCGACCGGCGGAACCGTACTGATAATCACGCTGTTCATTCAGCCCGCTGATGCGGACAAGCTGTCCGCCGGCGTTCCATGTATAGTCACGGTTAAACCGGGGAATGTTCAGCTGGTGGCTCTGCAACTGGCCGCCTGGCGTGTATGCCGTGGTCAGTTCGTAATCGCCAAAGTTGCGCTGCGTCTCGCGGTGCAGGCGGTCACGGGTAAAGTCGAGAAGTGGTTCATCACCGAGCTTCATGCCCGCCAGATAACCGCTGCCATACGTCAGCCATTCCAGCGGAGGCAGGTTATCCGGTGTGACGCGGTTCAGCAGTGCGCTGTCGCTGTAATCGTGACGGGTGTCATGCTGCCATAACAATTCATCCGTGTCCGGGTGATGTACTGTCTGGCACTCGTGGACAGTACGGCCCCGGTCATCGTGCCCGTACTGCACAGTGACGCGGTACCCGTCACTGACGTGGCTGATTTCAGACAACCAGCCGCGCTCACTGTAACGCCACTGCTCCGCCGGTTTGTCATTCACCGTGCGGTGTGTCAGGCGGTCTGATGCGTCGTAGTGCCAGTGGGTGATGAGGCTTTCATCCTCACTGCGGATAAGCAGACCGGTGGTGCTGTACCCGTAACGCTGCGTCCTGCCGTCAAAACCGGTTTCCTGCGTCAGTCTGTCCAGCACATCATAAGTGAATGTTGTGTGGCTGCCGTTCTCATTCGTGAGTTGTGTGACCCGGCCTGCAGCGTCATATTGCATCCGCCGTGTCAGCCCGTCCTGTGTGCTGCTGAGGGTGTGACCCCAGGCGTCATGCGTGGTTTCGCGGCGACTGCCGTCCGGGGCTACCACTGCTGTCAGGTCGCCTGCGATATTGTATTCATAACGCGTTTCGCGACCCTGTGCATCCTGCCGGCTGACCAGCTGGCCCCGCCTGTCATACCTGAAATACCGGCTGACACCTTCCTCGTGATGCACTGCCGTCAGTTGCCCGAAGCGGTCATATTCATGGCGGGTTTCATAGCCGGAGCAGTCGGTAAAGGTGAGTAACTGACCGTAACGGCTCCAGGTCATCTGCTTCCGGTTGCCGGTGGCCTCTTCGGTGGAGGAAGGATATTCGCTGCGCGGATTATCATAAAAAAAACGGGTTGTACTGCCGTTGCGCAGGGTTTCAGCTGTCAGTCTGCCGTGCTCATCATACTCCTGCCGGCTCTGCAGCCCGTCAGGGTGGACTGTGCTGGTCAGCTGACGCTGAGCGTTGTAGCAAAACTCCGTGAGCCTGCCGTCCGGTGTGACGAGCGCCGTCAGTTGTCCGGAGGCGGGGCTGTGCCGGTATTCGGTTTTACGGCCCGCTGCATCCGTCTGCGCGAGCAGTCTGCCCGCGATGTCAATGTCGCTGCGGGTGATGCTGCTGTCGGCGTGCTCCTTTTTCACCACCCGTTTCATCCCGCCGTCGCCGTCGGTATGCAGTACCTCCCGGCGGCCCAGACTGTCGGTGACAGTGACGCTATTGAATCCATAAGCATAGGAATAACTTAAACCTTCCGGATTATGCTGCGCCGTCACGCGCCCGGCAACGTCATAGTGGTAGGATATCTCAGGCCTGCCCGCATAGCGGTGTGCCACCATCCGTCCCGGATGCTGCGTGTCATAAGTCAGGTCATGGACCGCCGTACCGCTGCGGTCATACACTCTCGCCAGTTCACCCCGGGAGGAATATTCATAACGCGCCAGGGGGGCGGCGGGCAGGTTATCCGGGTATTCCGGGTCGCGGGAAAGCCATACTTCGGCGAGGCGGACGCCACTGTCTGTGCCATAACCCGTGGCGGGGGGCGTGTCCCGACAGGAGGTCAGAACCAGCCGGAAGTGGCGGCCTGCGCCGTCTGTCACGGCGGTAATGTTCCCGGAAAATGCGCCGGATGCGGCACGGTGAAAAGTCATTGTCCGCCCGAAACTGTCCGCCAGGCCGGTCAGCACCCGGTACGGTGGCAACGGGGCGGGCAGCGCTTCATCCGGCCCGGGAACGCGCTCAGACCAGCCCAGGATCCACCAGGGCCCCTGAAGGCTGCTGGTTGCAAGGTAGATATGCGGGCTGACACGAATATCCTGCGGAAGCCGCTGCCAGAGTGCATACAGCGGATTACTTTCATGAAGCGCCAGTACACCGCCCCGGGCCAGCCAGAAAGACTCGCTGCGGCTGAAGGCCGTTTCCCCCGGAAACAGCGGGTGAAAATGAATACTGCGCCCGCCGTTGTCGTTGAGTATCAGTTCCGCATCATGTATCTGCAGGTGGATATCAGAGGGCGCTTTCCAGCCGGGGCCAAATATACCCACCGGGGCAGGCGTTCTGGTCTGGTAGCTGCTGTAGGTACGCGAGAGTACAAACGGCAGCGGGCCGGGCAGGGCAATATCGGTTTCGCCGGGCAATACCTTTGCGCCCAGCAGCGGATTGACCGGGTTGCCGGAGGTCATGCCGCCCGGACAGACCGAACAGGCCACGCCGGTCGGTGCGCCAATCATCACCCCCGCCGAGCCCTGGATTATTGGGCCACCTGTCATGGTGCCGTCACCCTGACGTGCTGCCGGTTTTCCGATCATTGTGCTTCCCTTCTGACATTCCTGAATGTGGTGCGTATCATTTCGTTATCACGCCCACGGTTTCTGTGACAGAAGTCGACATTTGTGAGGAAAGGCCAAAGAAAGTATGAAATTAGTGCTTATTTATCAAGTAATTAATTTGTTATATCAATGGTGAATATGAATTCATTTGCTCCGGGAATTAGATACCCCACAGCCCCACAGCCCCACAGCCCCACAGCCCCACAGCCCCACAGCCTCATAGCGTTCAAGACAGGAAATTTTACGCGAAACGATTCTGGAAAAAGTACTGGCCGCTCTGGGCGGCCAGTATTAACAAAGATAGATTTTCCTGGTGGCGCGAGCGCCACCAGGCTTTTTAACTTACTGCTGTGAAGACTGAATCGCGGTCAGTGCGATGGTGTAGACGATATCATCTACCAGCGCGCCACGGGACAGATCGTTAACCGGCTTGCGCATACCCTGCAGCATTGGCCCGATGGAGATCAGGTCAGCAGAACGCTGTACCGCTTTGTAAGTGGTGTTACCGGTGTTCAGATCCGGGAAGATGAACACGGTAGCGCGACCCGCAACCGGTGAGTTCGGCGCTTTGGATTTCGCCACGTCAGCCATGACTGCCGCATCATATTGCAGCGGACCGTCGATCATCAGGTCAGGACGTTTTTCCTGCGCCAGACGTGTGGCTTCACGCACTTTCTCTACATCGCTGCCCGCACCAGAAGTGCCGGTGGAGTAGGAGAGCATTGCCACGCGCGGTTCGATACCGAAGGCAATCGCCGAGTCAGCAGACTGAATCGCGATTTCGGCCAGCTGTTCTGCGGTCGGGTCCGGGTTAATCGCACAGTCGCCGTAAACGTAAA from Trabulsiella odontotermitis includes the following:
- a CDS encoding PTS ascorbate transporter subunit IIC, producing the protein MFILETLNFVVDILKVPSVLVGLIALIGLVAQKKSFSDVIKGTIKTILGFIVLGGGASVLVGSLNPLGGMFEHAFNIQGIIPNNEAIVSIALEKYGASTALIMAFGMVANIIVARFTRLKYIFLTGHHTFYMACMIGVILTVAGFEGVGLVFTGSLILGLVMAFFPALAQRYMKRITGNDDIAFGHFGTLGYVLSGWIGSLCGKGSRSTEEMNLPKNLSFLRDSSISISLTMMIIYLIMAVSAGREYVEGQLSAGQNYLVYAIIMAITFAAGVFIILQGVRLILAEIVPAFTGFSEKLVPNARPALDCPVVYPYAPNAVLIGFLFSFLGGLVGLFLLGQMKLVLILPGVVPHFFTGATAGVFGNATGGRRGAMLGAFANGLLITFLPVLLLPVLGALGFANTTFSDADFGAVGILLGNLARYLSPLAITGLVVALFVILVIYNVVKGKSAGNGARQDTGAKS
- a CDS encoding RHS repeat-associated core domain-containing protein — translated: MIGKPAARQGDGTMTGGPIIQGSAGVMIGAPTGVACSVCPGGMTSGNPVNPLLGAKVLPGETDIALPGPLPFVLSRTYSSYQTRTPAPVGIFGPGWKAPSDIHLQIHDAELILNDNGGRSIHFHPLFPGETAFSRSESFWLARGGVLALHESNPLYALWQRLPQDIRVSPHIYLATSSLQGPWWILGWSERVPGPDEALPAPLPPYRVLTGLADSFGRTMTFHRAASGAFSGNITAVTDGAGRHFRLVLTSCRDTPPATGYGTDSGVRLAEVWLSRDPEYPDNLPAAPLARYEYSSRGELARVYDRSGTAVHDLTYDTQHPGRMVAHRYAGRPEISYHYDVAGRVTAQHNPEGLSYSYAYGFNSVTVTDSLGRREVLHTDGDGGMKRVVKKEHADSSITRSDIDIAGRLLAQTDAAGRKTEYRHSPASGQLTALVTPDGRLTEFCYNAQRQLTSTVHPDGLQSRQEYDEHGRLTAETLRNGSTTRFFYDNPRSEYPSSTEEATGNRKQMTWSRYGQLLTFTDCSGYETRHEYDRFGQLTAVHHEEGVSRYFRYDRRGQLVSRQDAQGRETRYEYNIAGDLTAVVAPDGSRRETTHDAWGHTLSSTQDGLTRRMQYDAAGRVTQLTNENGSHTTFTYDVLDRLTQETGFDGRTQRYGYSTTGLLIRSEDESLITHWHYDASDRLTHRTVNDKPAEQWRYSERGWLSEISHVSDGYRVTVQYGHDDRGRTVHECQTVHHPDTDELLWQHDTRHDYSDSALLNRVTPDNLPPLEWLTYGSGYLAGMKLGDEPLLDFTRDRLHRETQRNFGDYELTTAYTPGGQLQSHQLNIPRFNRDYTWNAGGQLVRISGLNEQRDYQYGSAGRLRSTHIKSAHHDLTQWTLTDPAGNRIAERDEYPMLPDNVRNNRTGQDANNFYHYDAHGRLTEKGERRPRPRGSLSHHYGYDNQHRLAHYRQMQHGNLLTESRYIYDPTGRRTGKRIWKYTVCDDGSCTKPELKETVWYGWDGDRLTTTQTDTTRIQTVYLPGSFTPLVRIETATGELTKARCRTLAEKLQQDAGMAFVPELVTLLDNLERELKTNQVSGQSRQWLTQCGLTPEQMKKQMEPEYSPQRRIHLYHCDHRGLPLALFDAHGEIAWSAEFDEWGNMLREDNPDNLQQLIRLPGQQYDKETGLYYNRHRYYDPEQGRYITQDPIGLRGGWNPYMYTNNPILQVDPLGLYNLYQLIYDVWHDDSSGTSSIDISGGGDLVSLGGHVGVGVAFAKKKGEILSDICAYATACGHAGIGGGLSAAITYSESNSLPSSGVSKSIGTTTGGGIIGHLAYTYAVDIDHPESSTESVGAGIGVDASAMALACKTWQECLIN
- a CDS encoding transketolase, with translation MSAELTRLARDIRVATLKSLTQLGFGHYGGSMSVIETLAVLYGDVMRIDPADPDWPERDYFVLSKGHAGPALYSTLAIKGYFPVEELSTLNQNGTRLPSHPDRLKTRGVDATTGSLGQGISIAAGMALSHKLARRPNRVFCIVGDGELNEGQCWEAFQFIAHHKLNNLLVFVDWNKQQLDGELDAIINPFDLEGKFHAFGFDVHTVKGDDIPALQAIAKPVLAADARPRLVILDSIKGQGVPYLEQLSNSHHLRLTEESRKALNETIEQLEATHD
- a CDS encoding type IV secretion protein Rhs codes for the protein MRYVILVLSLLLCGCSPINIEPARQSVNTFHELYQRGDYSKVYDLTSSNLQKTTLEKDFIGFMVSAKENDLGSFIKSNLRQEKITRSLFSNNEVSFVYYSKYSKRFVQEIFTFEMENKRWKLKSYRYDSLD
- a CDS encoding PTS sugar transporter subunit IIB, translated to MKIMAICGSGLGSSFMVEMNIKKVLKKINIEAEVEHSDLSSATPGAADLFVMAKDIAASASVPDHQLVVLNNIIDINELEAKLSDYFNKQ
- a CDS encoding PTS sugar transporter subunit IIA, producing MLSQWIHDGTILLEETVADWKQAVELCARPLLDSGTITPDYVTAIITQHQKLGPYYVLAPGLAMPHARPEEGAKGMGLSLLKLKQGVSFGAGEFDPVDVIVMLAAPDSHSHIEMISALAALFSSEEDLLQLHQAKSQEEIKTIISRF
- a CDS encoding transketolase family protein; protein product: MIKVAPVGGKDVTEMRKVYAGFVTEQIKAESGIIALEADLMSSMAMDGVQRQFPDHVINCGIMEANVIGTAAGLSLTGRRPFVHTFTAFASRRCFDQLFMALDYQRNNVKVIASDAGVTACHNGGTHMSFEDMGIVRGLAHSVVIEVTDAVMFKDILNQLITLEGFYWVRTIRKQAPTVYEEGSSFTIGKGNVLREGDDITLIANGIMVAEAQEAARRLERDGISAAVIDMFTLKPIDRMLVKNYAEKTGRIVTCENHSIHNGLGSAVAEVLVETCPVPMRRVGVKERYGQVGTQEFLQHEYGLTADDIVKAARELL